A genomic window from Halomonas sp. LR3S48 includes:
- a CDS encoding NADH:flavin oxidoreductase, producing MANDPLLQPFQLKHLTLKNRLMMTSHEPAYPEDGMPKALYREYHVERARAGLGLTMTAGSAAVAKDSPPVFNNILAYKDEVVPWMRELTDACHEHGTAVMIQLTHLGRRTRWDKGDWLPAVSPSHRREASHRAFPKQVEEWDIERLIRDYADAAERMHAAGLDGIELQAYGHLMDQFWSPLTNTLEGPYGGDLDNRLRFTFDVLRAIRQRVGEAFIVGVRYTGDEMLPGGLTASDGMEISRRLKESGLVDFLNVVRGHIDTDAGLTDVIPIQGMPSAPHLDFAGEIKRQVDFPTFHGAKIQDVATARHAIASGKVDMIGMTRAHMADPHIVRKIMEGREEEIRPCVGANYCLDRIYQGGAAYCIHNAATGRETTMPHTIPRAAQQRRVVIVGAGPAGLEAARVAGERGHQVVVLEAASDAGGQVRLTAQSERRREMLGIIDWRLARCEALGVEIRYNVWAEVEDVLAEKPDVVIVATGGYPMEDQPEVGHELVVNTWDILSGHVAPGKRVLLFDDAGDHAAMQAAEIIAATGAELEIMTPDRTFSAEIMAMNLVPYMRALQRPNVTFTPTYRLKSVRREGGELLATITSDYLDLNHERRIDQVVVNYGITPMADVYFALKPHSSNGGEVDYDELIAGRPQAVVRKPDGNFQLFRIGDAVESRNTHAAIYDALRLVKDI from the coding sequence ATGGCCAACGACCCGCTGCTGCAGCCTTTCCAGCTCAAGCATCTCACCCTCAAGAACCGGCTCATGATGACCTCCCACGAGCCTGCCTACCCGGAGGACGGCATGCCCAAGGCGCTTTATCGTGAATATCACGTCGAGCGAGCCCGGGCCGGCCTGGGTCTGACCATGACCGCCGGATCAGCAGCGGTGGCCAAGGACAGCCCGCCAGTGTTCAACAACATCCTGGCCTACAAGGACGAGGTGGTGCCCTGGATGCGTGAGCTCACCGACGCCTGCCACGAACACGGCACCGCGGTAATGATCCAGCTGACGCACCTGGGCCGGCGCACGCGCTGGGACAAGGGCGACTGGCTGCCGGCGGTATCGCCCTCTCATCGACGCGAGGCGTCTCACCGGGCTTTCCCCAAGCAGGTCGAGGAGTGGGACATCGAGCGCCTGATCCGCGACTACGCCGACGCCGCCGAACGCATGCATGCCGCCGGCCTCGACGGCATCGAGCTGCAGGCCTACGGCCACCTGATGGATCAGTTCTGGTCGCCGCTGACCAATACCCTCGAGGGGCCCTACGGGGGCGATCTCGACAACCGGCTGCGTTTCACTTTCGACGTGCTGCGCGCCATCCGTCAGCGAGTCGGCGAGGCATTCATCGTCGGCGTGCGCTACACCGGCGACGAGATGCTGCCGGGCGGGCTGACCGCCAGCGACGGCATGGAGATCTCACGGCGCCTGAAGGAGAGCGGCCTGGTCGATTTCCTCAACGTGGTGCGCGGGCATATCGATACCGACGCCGGGCTCACCGACGTGATCCCCATCCAGGGCATGCCCAGCGCCCCGCACCTGGACTTCGCCGGCGAGATCAAGCGCCAGGTGGACTTCCCCACCTTCCATGGGGCCAAGATCCAGGACGTGGCTACCGCCCGCCATGCCATCGCCTCGGGCAAGGTCGACATGATCGGCATGACCCGCGCCCACATGGCCGACCCGCACATCGTGCGCAAGATCATGGAAGGTCGCGAGGAGGAGATCCGCCCCTGCGTCGGCGCCAACTACTGCCTCGACCGCATCTACCAGGGTGGCGCCGCCTACTGCATCCACAACGCCGCTACCGGGCGCGAAACGACGATGCCCCACACCATTCCCAGGGCCGCGCAGCAGCGCCGGGTGGTGATCGTCGGCGCCGGACCGGCGGGGCTCGAAGCCGCCCGCGTCGCCGGCGAACGAGGCCACCAGGTAGTGGTGCTGGAAGCCGCCAGCGATGCCGGCGGACAGGTGCGCCTCACGGCGCAGAGCGAGCGGCGCCGCGAGATGCTGGGCATCATCGACTGGCGCCTGGCACGCTGCGAGGCGCTCGGCGTCGAGATTCGCTACAACGTCTGGGCCGAGGTGGAGGACGTACTCGCCGAAAAGCCGGACGTGGTGATCGTGGCCACCGGCGGCTACCCCATGGAGGACCAGCCCGAGGTCGGGCACGAGCTGGTGGTCAATACCTGGGACATCCTCTCCGGGCACGTGGCGCCGGGCAAGCGCGTGCTACTGTTCGATGATGCCGGCGACCATGCCGCCATGCAGGCGGCGGAGATCATTGCCGCCACCGGGGCCGAACTGGAAATCATGACGCCGGACCGCACCTTCTCGGCGGAGATCATGGCCATGAACCTGGTGCCCTACATGCGCGCCCTGCAGCGCCCCAACGTCACCTTCACCCCCACCTACCGACTGAAGTCCGTGCGGCGGGAAGGCGGCGAACTGCTCGCCACTATCACCAGCGACTATCTGGATCTCAACCACGAACGGCGCATCGATCAGGTAGTGGTCAACTACGGCATCACACCGATGGCCGACGTCTATTTCGCGCTCAAGCCGCACTCGAGCAATGGCGGCGAAGTAGACTACGACGAGCTGATCGCCGGCCGGCCCCAGGCGGTTGTCCGTAAGCCGGACGGCAACTTCCAGCTATTCCGGATCGGCGATGCCGTCGAGTCGCGCAATACCCATGCGGCGATCTATGACGCCCTGCGGCTGGTGAAGGATATATAG
- a CDS encoding pyrroline-5-carboxylate reductase family protein, translated as MSQDAVIGIIGGQGWMGRALGMALLEQGIVTASQLVISARSRSHQAYRDWPEVRRVKDNRELVSQADVVVLSVRPEDLAGIDIDADDKLVISLLAMASSQEIAHQVGSRRVVRAMPNAAAEIRRAYFPWFASSQVTREDKQLVQTLLASCGTARELPSERDLDYLTALSGAGPAYPALLAQSMLEHARQMGLSDEIAREAVMQTLVGGSLLLEKLGTDPGDMVERLVAYDGTTAKGLRTMMDEGIGQAIHRGLDAAHRAASGSR; from the coding sequence ATGTCGCAAGATGCTGTGATCGGCATCATCGGCGGGCAGGGGTGGATGGGGCGTGCGCTGGGAATGGCTCTGCTGGAGCAGGGTATCGTGACCGCCAGCCAATTGGTCATCTCCGCGCGCTCCCGAAGCCACCAGGCCTACCGCGACTGGCCCGAAGTGCGCCGCGTCAAGGACAACCGTGAGCTGGTCTCCCAGGCGGATGTCGTCGTGCTCTCCGTGCGCCCGGAGGATCTCGCCGGCATCGATATAGACGCGGACGACAAGCTGGTCATCTCCCTGCTGGCGATGGCTTCTTCGCAGGAAATCGCCCACCAGGTGGGAAGCCGTCGGGTGGTTCGGGCCATGCCCAACGCTGCGGCGGAGATCCGCCGAGCCTATTTCCCATGGTTTGCCTCATCGCAAGTCACTCGAGAGGACAAGCAGCTCGTCCAGACCCTGCTGGCGAGCTGCGGTACGGCCCGGGAGCTTCCCAGCGAGCGCGATCTCGATTACCTGACGGCTCTGAGCGGCGCCGGGCCCGCCTACCCAGCGTTGCTGGCCCAATCGATGCTGGAGCATGCCAGGCAGATGGGGCTCTCCGACGAGATTGCCCGCGAGGCCGTCATGCAGACCCTGGTGGGTGGCAGCTTGCTGCTGGAGAAGTTGGGCACCGACCCTGGTGACATGGTGGAACGGCTGGTTGCCTATGACGGCACCACGGCCAAGGGACTGAGAACCATGATGGACGAGGGCATCGGCCAGGCGATTCATCGCGGGCTCGATGCGGCTCACCGCGCAGCAAGCGGCTCACGGTAG
- a CDS encoding thioesterase family protein, giving the protein MTLLTTRVAPEWVDYNGHMNDAEYARVFSLAVDTLMERIELDAEGRKSLAYTLFTLETHLCYRREAHQGQALAVEVLLLDRDAKRLHVFFTMCDEAGELLATSEQMLMGIDTRSHRPAPFPPAVIEAIDALPHAEEGDWPQAAGRRIGIPRSLP; this is encoded by the coding sequence ATGACACTGCTGACGACCCGGGTCGCCCCGGAGTGGGTCGACTACAACGGCCATATGAACGATGCCGAATACGCCAGGGTCTTCTCGCTGGCGGTGGATACGCTGATGGAGCGGATCGAGCTCGATGCCGAGGGGCGCAAGAGCCTGGCGTACACCCTCTTCACCCTGGAGACCCATCTCTGCTACCGGCGCGAGGCCCACCAGGGGCAGGCGCTGGCGGTCGAGGTGCTGCTGCTCGACCGCGACGCCAAGCGGCTGCACGTTTTCTTCACGATGTGCGATGAGGCCGGCGAGTTGCTTGCCACCAGCGAACAGATGCTGATGGGCATCGACACGCGAAGTCACCGCCCCGCCCCGTTTCCGCCCGCCGTGATCGAGGCCATCGATGCCCTGCCACACGCAGAAGAAGGCGACTGGCCCCAGGCTGCCGGCCGGCGTATCGGCATTCCCCGCTCCCTACCGTGA
- a CDS encoding ABC transporter substrate-binding protein has product MLPKKTLLATAVIGVMLATAANAETLRWTRSADSLTMDPHSQNEGPTHSVNHQIFDTLLFQDMDVEYQPGLATEWHVKEDDPTVWVFKIREGVTFHEGQSLTADDVVFSIDRARREPADMRGLLTSISEVRAVDDYTVEIETHEPNPLLPNNFTNLFIMSREWAEEHGVEEAQNYSAGEETYAVRNANGTGPFRVESREPDVRTVFVRNDDYWGIDEYPMEITRLVFTPIESASTRVAALLSGEVDFLQETPVQDIERLANAEGIKNEQGAENRTIFLGMDMASAQLRTADTDDNPFADRRVREAINLAVDANTIQRAVMRGNSQPAGMIAPPFVNGYSEEMDEVLEADTERAQELMEEAGYGDGFRVTLNCPNDRYVNDEQICQAVVSMLARIGITVDLVAQTRSLHFAELAREEYDFYLLGWGVPTMDSEYIFNYLYHTKDGNHGTWNFTGYSDERVDELTVAMGQEVDEEARNEMIAEAWQIVHDEILYIPIHHQMLTWSMRDDIDFKVQSENTPHFKYMKFNK; this is encoded by the coding sequence ATGCTACCCAAGAAGACCCTTCTGGCCACCGCCGTGATCGGCGTCATGCTGGCCACCGCCGCGAATGCCGAAACCCTGCGCTGGACCCGCTCCGCGGACAGCCTGACCATGGACCCCCACTCCCAGAACGAGGGGCCGACCCACTCGGTCAACCACCAGATCTTCGATACCCTGCTGTTCCAGGACATGGACGTGGAGTATCAGCCGGGCCTGGCCACCGAGTGGCATGTGAAGGAAGACGATCCCACCGTCTGGGTGTTCAAGATCCGCGAGGGGGTGACCTTCCACGAAGGCCAATCGTTGACCGCCGACGACGTAGTGTTCTCGATCGACCGCGCTCGCCGCGAGCCGGCCGACATGCGCGGCCTGCTCACCTCGATTTCCGAGGTGCGTGCCGTCGACGACTACACCGTCGAGATCGAGACCCACGAGCCCAACCCGCTGCTGCCGAACAACTTCACCAACCTGTTCATCATGAGCCGCGAGTGGGCGGAAGAGCACGGGGTGGAAGAGGCACAGAACTACTCTGCCGGCGAGGAAACTTACGCCGTGCGTAATGCCAACGGTACCGGCCCGTTCCGCGTCGAGAGCCGCGAGCCGGACGTGCGTACCGTGTTCGTGCGCAACGACGACTACTGGGGCATCGACGAGTACCCGATGGAGATCACCCGCCTGGTCTTCACGCCCATCGAGTCTGCCTCCACCCGCGTGGCGGCGCTGCTTTCCGGCGAGGTCGACTTCCTGCAGGAAACCCCGGTCCAGGACATCGAACGCCTGGCCAACGCCGAGGGAATCAAGAACGAGCAGGGCGCCGAGAACCGCACCATCTTCCTCGGCATGGACATGGCCTCGGCCCAGCTGCGTACCGCCGATACCGACGATAATCCTTTTGCCGACCGCCGCGTGCGCGAGGCGATCAACCTGGCGGTGGATGCCAACACCATCCAGCGCGCGGTGATGCGCGGTAACTCGCAGCCGGCCGGCATGATCGCGCCGCCGTTCGTCAACGGCTACAGCGAGGAGATGGATGAGGTCCTCGAGGCCGATACCGAGCGCGCCCAGGAGCTGATGGAGGAGGCCGGCTACGGCGATGGCTTCCGCGTCACCCTGAATTGCCCCAACGACCGCTACGTCAACGACGAGCAGATCTGCCAGGCGGTAGTCAGCATGCTGGCGCGCATCGGCATCACCGTGGATTTGGTGGCCCAGACCCGCTCGCTGCACTTCGCCGAGCTGGCGCGTGAAGAGTACGACTTCTACCTGCTGGGCTGGGGCGTGCCCACCATGGATTCGGAGTACATCTTCAACTACCTCTACCACACCAAGGACGGGAACCACGGCACCTGGAACTTCACCGGCTATTCCGACGAGCGGGTGGACGAGCTGACCGTGGCCATGGGCCAGGAAGTCGACGAAGAAGCGCGCAACGAGATGATCGCGGAAGCGTGGCAGATCGTCCACGACGAGATCCTCTATATCCCGATCCACCACCAGATGCTGACCTGGTCGATGCGCGACGATATCGACTTCAAGGTGCAGAGTGAGAATACACCGCACTTCAAATATATGAAGTTCAACAAGTAA
- a CDS encoding ABC transporter permease, producing the protein MLAFLIQRVLQAIFVMFVVALISFSLFHYVGDPVLNMLGQEATEADRAALRVQLGLDQPVVVQFWNFIVNAAQFEFGISYRSARPVTDLILERLPATLELAIISAIFAVVMGIVLGIYTALRRRSWLANFIMTASLIGVSLPTFLIGVLLIYIFAVELGILPAFGRGETVRIGDWWSTGLLTTSGLRSLILPAITLGLFQLTLIMRLVRAEMLEVLSTDYIKFARARGLSKRVVNLRHALKNTMIPVITIIGLQLGTIIAFAIITETVFQWPGVGALFITAVRFVDVPVMAAYLMMIALVFVIINLVVDLLYYAVDPRLRAQGGGK; encoded by the coding sequence ATGCTAGCGTTCCTCATCCAGCGCGTGCTGCAGGCCATCTTCGTGATGTTCGTGGTCGCGCTCATTTCCTTCTCGCTGTTCCACTACGTCGGCGACCCGGTGCTCAACATGTTGGGGCAGGAGGCCACCGAGGCCGACCGCGCCGCGCTGCGTGTCCAGTTGGGCCTCGACCAGCCGGTAGTGGTGCAGTTCTGGAATTTCATCGTCAATGCCGCCCAGTTCGAGTTCGGCATTTCCTATCGTTCGGCCCGCCCGGTAACCGACCTGATCCTGGAGCGGCTGCCCGCCACCCTGGAGCTGGCCATCATCTCGGCAATCTTCGCCGTGGTCATGGGCATCGTGCTGGGCATCTACACCGCGCTGCGCCGGCGCAGTTGGCTGGCCAACTTCATCATGACCGCCTCGCTGATCGGCGTATCGCTGCCGACCTTCCTGATCGGGGTATTGCTGATCTACATCTTCGCCGTGGAGCTGGGCATCCTGCCGGCCTTCGGTCGAGGCGAGACGGTGCGCATCGGCGACTGGTGGTCCACCGGTCTGTTGACGACGAGCGGCCTGCGCTCGCTGATCCTGCCGGCGATCACACTGGGGCTGTTCCAGCTCACGCTGATCATGCGACTGGTGCGCGCCGAGATGCTCGAGGTGCTCAGCACCGACTACATCAAGTTCGCGCGGGCACGAGGCTTGTCGAAGCGGGTGGTGAACCTGCGCCATGCGCTGAAGAACACCATGATCCCGGTCATCACCATCATCGGCCTGCAGCTCGGCACCATCATCGCCTTCGCCATCATCACCGAGACGGTGTTCCAGTGGCCCGGCGTCGGGGCGCTGTTCATCACTGCCGTGCGCTTCGTCGACGTGCCGGTGATGGCCGCCTACCTGATGATGATTGCGCTGGTGTTCGTGATCATCAATCTGGTGGTGGATCTGCTCTACTACGCCGTCGACCCACGGCTGCGCGCACAGGGAGGTGGAAAATGA
- a CDS encoding ABC transporter permease: protein MSQDIQTREGTAPVVPPRPGKWRTFLESDIVYSWKRQPVVILATLVTLIMFAAALFAPWIAPQNPFDPRQLELIDAFAPPLTTSDFTGNFYLLGSDSQGRDVFSAILYGSRISLLVGFAAVIFALVMGTALGLMAGFRGGWRDALIMRIADVQLTFPSILMALLIFGVIRGFLPRSMHAEVAIIVLIIAIGLSDWVQYARAVRGATMVEKSKEYVQAARVIGLPARKILFQHILPNVLRPVLVIGTIGLALAIIAEATLSFLGVGMPATQPSLGTLIRVGQDYMFSGEWWILLFPGAALLILALSVNLLGDWLRDVLNPKLR, encoded by the coding sequence ATGAGTCAGGACATCCAGACCCGGGAGGGCACCGCACCCGTGGTGCCGCCCAGGCCAGGCAAGTGGCGCACCTTCCTCGAGAGCGACATCGTCTACTCGTGGAAGCGTCAGCCCGTGGTGATACTCGCCACCCTGGTGACGCTGATCATGTTCGCCGCGGCGCTGTTCGCCCCGTGGATCGCGCCGCAGAACCCGTTCGACCCGCGTCAGTTGGAGCTGATCGACGCCTTCGCACCGCCGCTGACCACCTCGGATTTCACCGGCAACTTCTACCTGCTGGGCAGCGATAGCCAGGGCCGCGACGTCTTCTCGGCGATTCTCTACGGCTCGCGCATCTCGCTGCTGGTGGGCTTCGCCGCGGTGATCTTCGCCCTGGTGATGGGCACGGCCCTGGGCTTGATGGCGGGTTTTCGCGGCGGCTGGCGCGACGCGCTGATCATGCGCATTGCCGACGTGCAGCTCACCTTCCCGTCGATCCTGATGGCACTGCTGATATTCGGTGTGATCCGCGGCTTCCTGCCGCGCTCGATGCATGCCGAGGTGGCGATCATCGTGCTGATCATCGCCATCGGCCTTTCCGACTGGGTGCAGTACGCCCGCGCCGTGCGCGGTGCCACCATGGTGGAGAAGAGCAAGGAGTACGTGCAGGCGGCGCGGGTGATCGGCCTGCCGGCGCGCAAGATCCTGTTCCAGCACATCCTGCCCAACGTGCTGCGACCGGTGCTCGTCATCGGCACCATCGGCCTGGCTCTCGCCATCATCGCCGAGGCCACGCTGTCGTTCCTGGGGGTCGGCATGCCGGCCACCCAGCCGAGCCTGGGCACCCTTATCCGGGTGGGCCAGGATTACATGTTCTCGGGAGAGTGGTGGATCCTGCTCTTCCCCGGGGCGGCGCTGCTGATACTGGCGCTCTCCGTCAATCTACTGGGAGACTGGTTGCGTGATGTCCTCAACCCCAAGCTCCGATAA
- a CDS encoding ABC transporter ATP-binding protein: MSSTPSSDNKSSANKGSVNEGVGHEPIAAAQEPVLSVRHLRVEFPTRHGTLVALDDVSFDIAPGEVLGVVGESGAGKSMTGNAVIQLLEPPGRIAAGEVYLSGKRIDDLPEERFVPLRGRHIGMIFQDPLTSLNPLFSIGDQLIETIRAHLPMNEREAREEALKLLREVGIPAPENRLDSYPHQFSGGMRQRVVIALALAARPEFIIADEPTTALDVSVQAQILALLKRLCADHGTAVMLVTHDMGVIAETADRVAVMYAGRLIEIGPVDEVVRNPQHPYTKGLMASIPGITKKLERLYQIEGSMPRLAAIPEGCAFNPRCPHAQQRCREERPDLLPAEGSRAACWLHDPVDPLPPRQDVEGQEMSHVR; this comes from the coding sequence ATGTCCTCAACCCCAAGCTCCGATAACAAGAGCTCCGCTAACAAGGGCTCCGTTAACGAAGGCGTCGGCCACGAGCCCATCGCCGCGGCGCAGGAGCCTGTACTCTCCGTGCGCCACCTGCGGGTGGAGTTCCCCACCCGCCATGGCACCCTGGTGGCGCTGGACGACGTCTCCTTCGATATCGCCCCCGGCGAGGTGCTGGGCGTGGTCGGCGAGTCCGGCGCCGGCAAGTCGATGACCGGCAACGCCGTGATTCAACTGCTGGAGCCGCCTGGGCGCATCGCCGCGGGCGAGGTGTACCTCTCGGGCAAGCGCATCGACGACTTGCCGGAAGAGCGCTTCGTGCCGCTGCGTGGGCGCCATATCGGCATGATCTTCCAGGACCCGCTGACCAGCCTCAACCCGCTGTTTTCGATTGGCGACCAGCTGATCGAGACGATCCGCGCGCACCTGCCGATGAACGAGCGCGAAGCCCGCGAGGAGGCACTCAAGCTGCTGCGCGAAGTGGGCATTCCCGCGCCCGAGAACCGCCTCGACAGCTACCCGCACCAGTTCTCGGGCGGTATGCGCCAGCGCGTGGTGATCGCCCTGGCGCTCGCCGCGCGGCCTGAGTTCATCATCGCCGACGAGCCCACCACCGCGCTGGACGTCTCGGTGCAGGCGCAGATCCTGGCCCTTCTCAAGCGGCTGTGTGCCGACCACGGCACCGCGGTGATGCTGGTGACCCACGATATGGGCGTGATCGCCGAAACCGCCGACCGGGTGGCGGTGATGTACGCCGGCAGGCTGATCGAGATCGGCCCGGTCGATGAGGTGGTGCGAAACCCTCAGCATCCCTACACCAAGGGATTGATGGCCTCGATTCCCGGCATTACGAAGAAGCTCGAGCGGCTCTACCAGATAGAAGGTTCCATGCCGCGGCTGGCGGCGATTCCCGAGGGCTGCGCCTTCAACCCGCGTTGCCCTCACGCCCAGCAGCGCTGTCGCGAAGAACGACCGGACCTGTTGCCGGCCGAGGGCAGCCGCGCGGCATGCTGGCTGCACGACCCGGTGGATCCGCTGCCGCCAAGGCAAGACGTCGAGGGACAGGAGATGAGCCATGTGCGCTGA
- a CDS encoding ABC transporter ATP-binding protein — translation MCADTALKSTGPAPAAQGDILLEAHDLARYFDVSKPWLNRVIERSERLTLKAVDGVGFSIRRGETLSLVGESGCGKSTVARLVVGLYGLTRGRLVFDGEDISNLSNRTGRQAASVRKRFQMIFQDPYASLNPLWRVGTIIGEPLRFFRPEMSATDRRRRVGELLEQVGMSPMDANRYPHEFSGGQRQRISIARALANEPEFMICDEPTSALDVSVQAQILNLMRDLQDEYGLTYLFISHDMAVVKHMSDRIAVMYLGRIAEIAPADQLFDNPHHPYSKMLLAAVPSLEGVGKERTVIQGEVPNPVHPPSGCAFHPRCPHANARCKAEVPRLIARSDGSEVACHGVEEGRLA, via the coding sequence ATGTGCGCTGATACGGCACTGAAATCGACAGGCCCGGCCCCGGCGGCGCAGGGCGACATCCTGCTGGAAGCCCACGACCTGGCGCGCTACTTCGACGTCTCCAAGCCTTGGCTCAACCGGGTGATCGAGCGTAGCGAGCGGCTCACGCTCAAGGCGGTGGACGGCGTGGGCTTCTCCATCCGCCGCGGCGAGACGCTCTCGCTGGTGGGCGAATCCGGCTGCGGCAAGTCGACGGTGGCACGCCTGGTGGTGGGGCTCTACGGGCTTACCCGTGGCAGGCTGGTGTTCGACGGCGAGGACATCAGCAACCTGTCGAACCGCACCGGGCGCCAGGCCGCCAGCGTGCGCAAGCGCTTCCAGATGATCTTTCAGGACCCCTACGCCAGCCTCAATCCGCTGTGGCGAGTGGGTACCATCATCGGCGAGCCGCTGCGCTTCTTCCGCCCCGAGATGAGCGCGACCGACCGCCGCCGCCGGGTGGGTGAACTGCTCGAACAGGTGGGCATGTCGCCCATGGACGCCAACCGCTACCCGCACGAGTTCTCCGGCGGCCAGCGCCAGCGCATCTCGATCGCACGCGCCTTGGCCAACGAGCCGGAGTTCATGATCTGCGACGAGCCGACCTCGGCGCTGGACGTCTCGGTGCAGGCGCAGATCCTCAACCTGATGCGCGACCTGCAGGACGAGTACGGGCTGACCTATCTCTTCATCAGCCACGACATGGCGGTGGTCAAGCACATGTCGGACCGCATCGCGGTGATGTACCTGGGGCGCATCGCCGAGATCGCCCCGGCCGACCAGCTCTTCGATAACCCGCACCATCCCTATTCGAAGATGCTGCTGGCCGCGGTGCCGTCTCTGGAGGGCGTGGGCAAGGAGCGCACGGTGATCCAGGGCGAAGTGCCCAACCCGGTGCATCCGCCTTCGGGCTGCGCCTTCCACCCCCGCTGCCCGCATGCCAACGCTCGCTGCAAGGCGGAGGTACCGAGGCTGATCGCCCGCAGCGACGGCAGCGAGGTGGCGTGTCACGGCGTCGAGGAGGGCAGGCTGGCGTGA
- a CDS encoding sulfite exporter TauE/SafE family protein, translated as MLELLSPLSAGVNLSLVLLSVLTSALSAAAGIGGGTLLIIAMAQVMPATALIPVHGMVQLGSNGGRAVMTWRHVRRDIVAAFLPGVVVGALVAAWLLIRLPYGVLELCIAAFVLYSCWGPGLPQRAVGRTGTVIAGAVTTLLSSLVGASGPMVASFIKLGMSERLPRVATFATCMTLQHLTKAFIFGFAGFVFRDWLGLMLVMVAAGFVGTWLGLRLLHRVSDHRFDFLFKWALTLLALRLIWLGAERLLGLG; from the coding sequence ATGCTGGAGCTGCTCTCGCCGCTGTCAGCCGGGGTCAACCTGAGCCTGGTGCTGCTATCGGTGTTGACCTCGGCGCTCTCCGCGGCGGCCGGCATCGGTGGGGGCACGCTGCTGATCATCGCCATGGCCCAGGTGATGCCGGCCACGGCGCTGATCCCGGTGCACGGCATGGTGCAGCTCGGCTCCAACGGCGGCCGCGCGGTGATGACCTGGCGTCACGTGCGCCGCGACATCGTCGCGGCCTTCCTGCCTGGCGTCGTCGTTGGCGCCCTGGTAGCGGCCTGGCTGTTGATCCGCCTACCCTACGGCGTGCTGGAGCTGTGCATCGCCGCCTTCGTGCTCTACTCCTGCTGGGGGCCGGGACTGCCTCAGCGGGCGGTGGGACGCACCGGCACCGTGATCGCCGGTGCCGTCACCACGCTGCTCTCCAGCCTGGTAGGGGCCAGCGGCCCCATGGTGGCCTCGTTCATCAAGCTTGGCATGAGCGAGCGGCTGCCACGGGTGGCCACCTTCGCCACCTGCATGACGCTGCAGCACCTGACCAAGGCGTTCATCTTCGGTTTCGCCGGCTTCGTTTTCCGCGACTGGCTGGGGCTGATGCTGGTCATGGTAGCGGCGGGCTTCGTCGGCACCTGGTTGGGCTTGCGCCTGCTGCACCGGGTCAGCGACCACCGCTTCGACTTCCTCTTCAAGTGGGCTCTGACGCTGCTGGCGCTGCGCCTGATCTGGCTGGGCGCGGAACGCCTGTTGGGGTTAGGCTGA
- a CDS encoding DUF4123 domain-containing protein, protein MRYAQSLPERTDRRYWLVDTANLPEGEVLRRVYETMTQPDFLLLYEGTPYHEIRDSGPVLLDITEDDSCWQQCRSEWVGCAASVIIDTRETLENLHERLAASLTIETSGGGKGLLRFHESAALHLLLGEGLLDPADRLALVGESACWSWPLCHSEGSIIHEHYYEPHSGTLVAGKALRLDVVAQQQLQDLRQFSRLMPVLGDTIHRFDLLQREETITTLWQALKRYWHATWQDSLPRKQAMADVQRMLVRSEAIDQFIGELGAYSQDAFTSRR, encoded by the coding sequence ATGCGCTATGCACAGAGTTTGCCGGAACGGACCGATCGACGTTACTGGTTGGTCGATACGGCGAACCTCCCTGAAGGTGAGGTGCTGCGTCGCGTCTATGAAACGATGACTCAGCCGGATTTTCTCTTGCTCTACGAAGGCACACCATATCACGAGATACGAGATAGCGGACCCGTGCTGTTGGACATAACGGAAGACGACAGCTGTTGGCAGCAGTGCCGATCTGAATGGGTAGGCTGCGCCGCATCGGTGATTATCGACACGCGGGAGACTCTCGAAAACTTGCACGAGAGATTGGCGGCGAGCCTGACGATCGAAACGTCAGGTGGAGGAAAGGGGCTGCTGCGTTTTCACGAATCCGCCGCGCTTCATCTCCTGCTCGGCGAAGGATTGCTCGACCCTGCCGACCGTCTGGCGCTGGTGGGTGAAAGTGCTTGCTGGTCCTGGCCGCTTTGCCATAGCGAAGGCAGCATCATTCACGAGCATTATTATGAGCCCCACAGTGGCACCCTCGTGGCCGGCAAGGCGTTACGACTGGACGTCGTTGCCCAGCAGCAACTGCAAGATTTGAGACAGTTCTCCCGATTGATGCCTGTCCTGGGAGACACCATCCATCGTTTCGACCTGCTGCAAAGAGAAGAAACGATCACGACACTCTGGCAGGCGCTTAAACGCTACTGGCATGCCACTTGGCAAGACAGCCTACCGCGCAAACAAGCCATGGCAGATGTACAACGCATGCTGGTGCGGAGTGAGGCGATCGACCAATTCATCGGGGAGTTAGGCGCGTACTCGCAAGACGCCTTCACCTCACGGCGATGA